Proteins found in one Magnolia sinica isolate HGM2019 chromosome 5, MsV1, whole genome shotgun sequence genomic segment:
- the LOC131246958 gene encoding VQ motif-containing protein 10-like gives MSIDGRDIVKVRIIVTQYIETDVMSFKSVVQSLTGRDSNAPQPLMAATTVSSDPSERKPSQDGEDGSWSTKQGNLQLEEFEKMLLESPSLDELLGLLSD, from the coding sequence ATGTCGATTGACGGCAGAGATATAGTGAAAGTGAGAATTATCGTGACCCAATATATCGAAACGGACGTGATGAGCTTCAAATCCGTCGTTCAGAGTCTAACAGGGAGAGACTCAAATGCGCCGCAGCCGTTAATGGCAGCAACCACAGTGAGCTCAGACCCCAGCGAAAGGAAGCCGAGCCAGGATGGAGAAGATGGGTCATGGAGTACGAAGCAGGGAAATCTGCAGTTAGAAgagtttgagaaaatgttgttgGAATCGCCATCTTTAGATGAGTTGCTTGGATTGTTGTCCgattaa